AACAAATTGTAAGAAATACAAATAAGGTATCACAAAATAATCATGTGTTTTCGTGTAATTGCGTTTTcgataaattaaacaaaatactCCATACATTTAAACTAATCAAGACAAAAACACCAATTTTTAGATCAAATAAACAAGGTATACCAGCTGGAAGCTGCATGCATGGACAATATATTTTCTCAGAAATTTCTTCCAACTTCCAAGAGGTGCCGCAGAAAAATGTGATTCGGGAAGGATCCCATACATTTTCTTTCTACATACTCTATTTTGTTTGTTTTTTGTGAGATAGTTATCAAAATTCGTTTGTATTCATTAAAAACTATTTATCTACTGGAAACTGCAGAAAGTATCTGGATACCAATGAGAAAGGTACTCTCAAAAAGCTGTGTAATTTGAATGGTGATATGCTTGAGCCTTGACGGTAATGATAAAGTGTGGATTGGTAAACCCAAAGCAGGACAAGAAACACTGGAGTCACAGCACAAAGTATCTTCAAGCATTAGCATGTCGCACATTTTCTATGACAACACAATGACAGATGTATGTACACTTAATGTATACAGCAGCCAGATAAAAGCATGCTCCCGAACTAAATAAAGATGTTCCGTAATTAAGAAAAACAGATTGAAAAAAAAACGAAAGAAAGAAAAGACTCACTTTCTACATATAAACGCTACAAGGTTTGCGGTAAAGTCTCGTAACTCCCAGTGGTTGTCTGCCAACCGATTGCCTAACCTTTTTGCCACAAGACAGGTCACAACTGAAGGCATCAGCTGATGTAGCTGGTACAAATGAAACAAATAGAATATAAGATATTTACTCTCACTTGAACAGTTTCACATTCATGTACATTTATGACTCATTTGTTTCAATGAAGCTTACTTAGCCTAAAAATAGAATTCATCTGGAACATATTTCACCATATCTACTTCCATGAagaaaacaaaaaatatttttgattcTCCGTTCTGTAGCTATAACTTCTATAACTTCATTGGTAACGTCATTTATTTCATTTTCCTCGAAACTGCGAACTTGATATAAAATGATAATAATTAAATTACTGATATCAAATTATGTATTTACCGTTCTAACATTTATTGATGcaaagattaaaaaaaataacGATTCTTGTTTTCAATTATAGATAGCATATCAATACCAgtcattaataaaatatattaaaaatgtaaataaTGATCGAATGTACATTTACTATTATTATAATAACTATTTATATAACTTATTGTTAAGAAGATTACAAATTAAATTGTAATAAAGTGCTGTACTCATATTGAATTTGATTCTCAGTCCGGAATCAAATTATGGATGTGGGACTCGATATTAATAACAAGATGTTGAGGATATAACAAAGGAAAAGAATAAAGAAAACAGGCCTGGACTAGTAAACGCAAAAGGCTATTTTCAAATTTATCTAATAAAAAAGGGATAAAATTCCAAATTTTCTTTCATAAGAGGGAAATAATTCAACAAAAATCACAGTTCATATAGTATGCAGAGATTTACATCATTACTCATGGCCACAGCCCACAGCCTACAAAACCCAAGCTTAACATACTATTTGAATAAATATTCCAAACCATTACCTAAACATATTGTATTGGTGTAGTCCTTTCATATTGAGCAAAAAGAAGTTTAGAGATAAAATCTCATTTATTCATTTAGTTTATTTTAACTAGTGCTCCTCATCAACCATTTTCAAATCGGAAGATATAAAAACATTCATCAAGACTTCTCCACAAGTACAACTTGATTTCAAAAATGAGAGCGCAAATTCACTCATCTTTCTAACAGAATCTGTTTTAATTGATCACACTTACGTTTGTAGTATTCTCTCAACCATATAAAGGAAAATCTCAGTATATTTCCTAACTTATCAATCAAGAGACTATTTTACAGCGGTAAGATTTACCATCTCAAACTTTTTAACAACCTAAATTACTCAAATTGCTAAATGTCTAGATGTAAACTTAAAACCGCAAAGTCAAGCTGTTCAGAACTGCAAAACACAACACTTAAGCAGCTTTTTTCACTGAATGCATGATATGCCCTTACAAAAATACATGCCATAAAACTTGTAATGTACATGTCCCCTATCACGGAAACCACGTGAATCAGCAATAGACTTACATAAGGTTCTACACGTATGTGAGGATTCTGGAGAAGACTCCATACAACACGCATCAAAGCAAACAGAACATTAAACTCAGTCAAACCACGTGCAACCTGAGGGTAATAAAAAATATAGGACTTGGTGAGAAACAATTATATACTTATCTGCTTTATTTAAGGACGTATATTTATAGTAGTTTGATCCGCTGTTATTAATAATGTAGCTTGAAGAATACCTCATCTGCAATAAAACATGTAAAGTAGGGAACTAAAGGATGAAGTCCTGAGTCTGTGGCCAAACTTACTAAGGCCTCCTTAAAGAGGACCACATCAGTCCTACTTAATGTGAGCTCAGTAATTTTATTAAAGTATAACTGCAACAGAAAAGATGAGGTTAAAATTACATTTGCATAAATAATACCGCAGACCTACTGAGCTGAAATAATTCATGATACCTGAAGCTCTCTAGACAGAACATGTTTTATGGGTAATTTAATGTCAACAGGTAGTTCATTCTCTTTATGCTCAGCTTTTTTTTTCTCTTGAGGAGTAGTGATAGCTGCAAATAAGTAACAAGTTTGAGATTCAATTTAACATGACAGCTTATACTAAATGTGAACAGAAGAGGTACCATAACATTAGTAACGTCTTAAAATTTATTATTCTGGACTCTGTATGAGGACCATTAATAACCcagatttaatattttaattttatatgtatttCAGACTTCACTGCATGAAGTCTCAGACTTTCAGTCAGGTAAAACAATTTCTGCATAAAAGACGGACCTTCCACAGGAGCATTTTCTGGAATAGCAGGTTGTACGCCTTCAATCGCCAGCCAATGACAAACTACTGAGGTGTCCAGTGGTGCTTTAGGCAGAGGAGCTTCAATTACCTATGTGTCACATTAATCAGGAAACATGGATATATTACGGAacataaaacaaaagaaaaaataTCTATATAAAACTACATATACTATTGGCATAAACAAACAGTTCTTACATCTTTAAAATCCACATCTTTGTCATCGATGTAAAACAAATCCTTGTGTCCAAGAGCTCGTCTGAATCGTAAAGGATCACCAGAGGCAAATCCATATATAGGCTGAGTTATATATCACCAGAAGTCAGATAAAAACCATCCAAAGAGAATCAAGAAAGTTTATAAGATTAGGTACATATTTCTGAAAGATCACCTCAACATTTCTCAATTTAAGTGCACTATCAATATCATCTGTCGTCAATGTTGTTCTTCTTGAGTGGTGCATACATTTAATCGCCTCCTGCAGTTTTAATAGAATTGGGAAATGAGCTTTACACATTTTCATTACTAGAACACTATTCCAATACCTAAGTGCAAACAGGTTCTAATAACAAATACACAAGACTAATATCAAAGAAATACAAAACAAGCTATATAAAAATCTCGTTAAATCTATCCACCAGGCATTACAAAACCAAAATAGATTATCCTTCAATTAACCCTCTAGGTAAAATGCATATCGCATTGTAACTTAAGACATTTAATTCTGGATTATAACATTGTAACTCCAAAAACTTACATAACAACGATcccattttctttctttattGGACAGGTGAAAGAAAAGTATTCAGATTACATGCTGCATTTTAAAACCCCTGACCCTACTATCTTCTAAAGAACAGCCATCAGTTATTTACACTACCCATATGTCCAATTAATAGTTCAACAGTTAATTCAAACTTATCACATAAAAGAAACAACAATGCCAATTCTTGAAATCATAAACTCGAATACCTGCATTATCTCACGCATACGGTATTCCACGTCAGGAGCAAGAGCAAGAGCTGCATCTGGGGTCAAATTATTAATACCAATGCTCTGAGCTATGACCTCAACCGTCTCCTTCGGTACAATACTCATAATTCTCTCCGCCCGAACCAAAACCTTCTACACCTGTAATGCAACCAAATCGATAAACAACTCCATATTTCACATAATTCAATCAATTATCTCTGACCCAATTGAACTTAAAGCCCTTTCCAACTAATTTAACCACCATCTGCTATAAAAACGCATTGAGGCTTTTCATCAAACAGTTGGTGACATTCAAGAAAACACAAAATTAACCCA
The sequence above is drawn from the Apium graveolens cultivar Ventura chromosome 2, ASM990537v1, whole genome shotgun sequence genome and encodes:
- the LOC141706654 gene encoding transcription initiation factor TFIID subunit 6 — its product is MSIVPKETVEVIAQSIGINNLTPDAALALAPDVEYRMREIMQEAIKCMHHSRRTTLTTDDIDSALKLRNVEPIYGFASGDPLRFRRALGHKDLFYIDDKDVDFKDVIEAPLPKAPLDTSVVCHWLAIEGVQPAIPENAPVEAITTPQEKKKAEHKENELPVDIKLPIKHVLSRELQLYFNKITELTLSRTDVVLFKEALVSLATDSGLHPLVPYFTCFIADEVARGLTEFNVLFALMRVVWSLLQNPHIRVEPYLHQLMPSVVTCLVAKRLGNRLADNHWELRDFTANLVAFICRKFGHVYNSLQSRLTKTLLNAFLDPKRAMTQHYGAIQGLAALGPNVVRLLILPNLEAYLKLLEPEMLFEKQKNELKRYEAWRVYGALQRAAGQSIYDKLKLFPPLVSPPAHVVLRPNAKVITSNSTSKRKADTDDTEQQSPSKKVATDGAIAPVSNNSLPPDKEEETRVPDASGASDASPSSSLQTPNENKKNSGGRRDRGESEALRMRALLNQTWKEDLKSGHLLDKLFEQFGERIFSFIPTPELELFL